CGGGAGTTGGCGGTCAGCAGCGTCACCCCCTCGGGAAGAGCTCGGGGGACCACCGCCGCCTTGGCGATCCCGAAGGCCCTCGAGGAGACCAGGAAGAACAGCGCGAGCGGGTAGAGCTCGACGGTCCCGGTCCTCGTGGCGAGGAACCAGGCGACCGCCACGCGGGCCGCGAGGGTGATCGCCAGTCCCAGCCGGCGACTGTGCAGGCGGTCGAGCAGCGGCCCGATCACCGGGGCCAGGACGGCGAAGGGCGCCATGGTCACGAGCAGATAGAGGCCGACATGGCCACGGGCCTGGCCGAGGGGCACGTCGAAGAAGACCGTGTTGGCAAGGGCAACCGCCACGAAGGCGTCAGCCGCCGCATTGATCGCGCAGAGCTCGACCAGGTCGGCGAGCCCGGATGCCCCAGCACCGCCGGCACGCAGCCGCCCACGCGCCGCCCGGGTCACGCGGAGGGCGCCGCGCGTGCCGGCCCGTGCCCCCCGTCCGATCGACCTGAAGCCACGGACCAGGGCGTTCTCCCGTGTGGGTCCGGCCTCCGGCACACCTCCAGTATCGGCGAGCGGCTCAGGGTGCGAGGTGTTCCTCGCGCCAGTCGACGAGGGCGTCGATCCCGACGGGTTCGACGCCGATGCCCGGTCCGGTCGGGACGTCGATGCGCCCGTCGTGCAGGACGAACGCCTCGGTGATGTCCCGCGCGTAGTAGCGGTCGGACGCGCTGGTGTCCCCTGGCAGGGTGAACCCGGGCAGGGCCGCGAGCGCGAGGTTGGCGGCCCGACCGATCCCGGTCTCGAGCATGCCCCCGCACCAGACCGGGACCCCGGCCGAGCGGCACAGGTCGTGGATCGCGATCGACTCCAGGTAGCCCCCGACGCGCCCCGGCTTGATGTTGATCACCCCGGCGGCACCGAGGGTGATCGCGGTGTCCGCACCGGCGACCGACACGACGGACTCGTCGAGGCACACCGGGGTGCGCATGAGCTGCGCCAGCCGCGCATGGCCGATCAGGTCGTCCTCGGGCAGGGGCTGCTCGACGAGCAGGAGGTCATAGGCGTCGAGCTGCGCGAGGTGAGGAAGGTCGTCGCGCCGGTAGGCGGCGTTCGCGTCGACCTGGAGCGGCATCGCGGGCCAGCGCTCCCGGACCCGGGCCACGGGGTCCAGGTCCCACCCCGGTTGGATCTTCAGCTTGATCCGGCGGTAGCCCGCGTCGACGTACTCCCCGACCTCGGCGAGCAGCGAGCCCATCGGGTCCGCCTCGTCCTCGGTGGGGATCCCCACCGACACCCCGCAGTCCACGCGGTCCCGGACGGCCCCCAGGTAGGCGGCGAGCGGGCGGCCCTCCTCGCGCAGCTGCGCGTCCAGGACGGCCGTCTCGACAGCGGCCTTGGACATCGGGTGGCCACGCACCGGGCCCATGGCAGCCTTGGCGGCGACGGCGTCGGT
This portion of the Actinomycetes bacterium genome encodes:
- the menC gene encoding o-succinylbenzoate synthase, with protein sequence MRIAAVELLRVRLPLVRPFRTSFDLELDRDALLVRVRTEGGVDGWGECVAPTWPGYSSEYVDACVPLIRDHLLPRVWTVTDAVAAKAAMGPVRGHPMSKAAVETAVLDAQLREEGRPLAAYLGAVRDRVDCGVSVGIPTEDEADPMGSLLAEVGEYVDAGYRRIKLKIQPGWDLDPVARVRERWPAMPLQVDANAAYRRDDLPHLAQLDAYDLLLVEQPLPEDDLIGHARLAQLMRTPVCLDESVVSVAGADTAITLGAAGVINIKPGRVGGYLESIAIHDLCRSAGVPVWCGGMLETGIGRAANLALAALPGFTLPGDTSASDRYYARDITEAFVLHDGRIDVPTGPGIGVEPVGIDALVDWREEHLAP